Proteins encoded together in one Peribacillus asahii window:
- the rplJ gene encoding 50S ribosomal protein L10 → MSAIIEQKKQIVVEIADKFKASQTAVVVDYRGLTVAEVTELRKQLREAGIDFKVYKNSLTRRAAEVAEIAGLNESLTGPNAIAFSTEDVVAPAKILNDFAKKHEALEIKAGVIEGNVATAEEIKALAELPSREGLLSMLLSVLQAPIRNLALAAKAVADQKEEQGA, encoded by the coding sequence ATGAGCGCAATTATTGAACAAAAGAAACAAATCGTTGTTGAGATTGCTGATAAATTCAAAGCGAGCCAAACAGCTGTTGTTGTTGATTACCGTGGTTTAACAGTTGCTGAAGTAACAGAACTACGTAAACAACTTCGTGAAGCTGGTATCGATTTTAAAGTATACAAAAACTCTTTAACTCGTCGTGCTGCTGAAGTTGCTGAAATCGCTGGTTTAAACGAATCTCTAACAGGTCCAAATGCAATTGCATTCTCTACTGAAGATGTTGTTGCACCAGCTAAAATCCTTAACGATTTTGCTAAAAAACATGAAGCACTAGAAATTAAAGCGGGTGTTATTGAAGGGAACGTTGCAACTGCTGAAGAAATTAAAGCACTTGCAGAACTACCATCACGCGAAGGCTTGCTTTCAATGCTTCTTTCTGTGCTACAAGCACCTATCCGCAATCTTGCTCTTGCTGCAAAAGCAGTTGCCGATCAAAAAGAAGAACAAGGCGCGTAA
- the rplL gene encoding 50S ribosomal protein L7/L12: MTKDQIIEAVKNMTVLELNDLVKAIEEEFGVTAAAPVAVVGGAAGAAVEEQTEFDVVLASAGDQKIKVIKVVRELTGLGLKEAKEVVDNAPKALKEGVSKEEAEEIKAKLEEVGANVEVK, translated from the coding sequence ATGACTAAAGATCAAATCATTGAAGCGGTTAAAAACATGACTGTTTTAGAATTAAATGACCTTGTAAAAGCTATCGAAGAAGAATTTGGTGTAACTGCTGCTGCTCCTGTAGCTGTAGTTGGTGGCGCTGCTGGTGCTGCTGTTGAAGAACAAACTGAGTTTGATGTGGTTCTTGCTTCTGCTGGAGACCAAAAAATCAAAGTTATCAAAGTTGTTCGTGAACTTACAGGTCTTGGCCTTAAAGAAGCGAAAGAAGTTGTTGATAACGCTCCAAAAGCACTTAAAGAAGGCGTATCTAAAGAAGAAGCTGAAGAAATCAAAGCTAAACTTGAAGAAGTTGGAGCTAACGTTGAAGTTAAGTAA
- a CDS encoding class I SAM-dependent methyltransferase: MTEHYYSNKPGVESNPKFWDYTLRGRSFRFKSDNGVFSKSDIDFGSRLLIESFHLEEDVEGKILDVGCGYGPIGLSIAASYPERTIEMIDINSRAVELAKENASSNGVHNVEIHESDRFQQVTSTQIAAVLTNPPIRAGKTVVHEIFEQSFNRLNEGGCLWVVIQKKQGAPSAMEKLEQLFGNVEVVEKKKGYYILVSKKN, translated from the coding sequence CTGACAGAGCATTATTATTCAAATAAACCGGGTGTTGAAAGTAATCCGAAGTTCTGGGATTATACATTAAGAGGGCGTTCTTTTCGCTTTAAAAGTGATAACGGTGTTTTTTCGAAAAGTGATATCGACTTTGGGTCGCGGCTATTAATTGAAAGTTTTCATCTAGAGGAAGATGTTGAAGGTAAAATCCTTGATGTTGGATGTGGCTATGGCCCAATCGGCCTTTCAATTGCAGCATCCTATCCGGAGAGAACGATTGAAATGATTGATATAAATAGTCGCGCTGTGGAATTAGCGAAAGAAAATGCTTCGTCGAATGGGGTTCATAATGTAGAAATTCACGAAAGTGATCGCTTTCAACAAGTTACTTCCACTCAAATTGCTGCTGTTTTGACGAATCCGCCCATTCGAGCTGGCAAGACAGTTGTACATGAAATTTTTGAGCAAAGCTTCAATCGACTCAATGAAGGTGGGTGTCTGTGGGTGGTTATTCAAAAGAAACAAGGGGCGCCATCTGCTATGGAGAAGCTGGAACAATTATTTGGAAATGTAGAAGTAGTTGAAAAGAAGAAAGGTTATTACATCTTAGTTTCTAAAAAAAATTGA
- the rpoB gene encoding DNA-directed RNA polymerase subunit beta, protein MTGQLVQYGRHRQRRSYARISEVLELPNLIEIQTASYQWFLDEGLREMFQDISPIEDFTGNLSLEFIDYSLAEPKYPVEESKERDVTYSAPLRVKVRLVNKDTGEVKDQDVFMGDFPLMTETGTFIINGAERVIVSQLVRSPSVYYSGKMDKNGKRGFTATVIPNRGAWLEYETDAKDVVYVRIDRTRKLPVTVLMRALGFGTDQEIIDLIGDNEYLRNTLEKDNTESVEKALLEIYERLRPGEPPTVENAKSLLISRFFDPKRYDLANVGRYKINKKLHIKNRLFGQRIAETLIDPETGEIIVEKGTMLDRRILDKILPHLENGIGFKTYHPTGGVVEDETLLQPIKIYAPNDPDGEKVINVIGNAYVTEEVKHITPADILSSISYFFNLLHGVGITDDIDHLGNRRLRSVGELLQNQFRIGLSRMERVVRERMSIQDTNTITPQQLINIRPVIASIKEFFGSSQLSQFMDQTNPLAELTHKRRLSALGPGGLTRERAGFEVRDVHYSHYGRMCPIETPEGPNIGLINSLSSYAKVNPYGFIETPYRRVDPETGKITNQIDYLTADEEDNYVVAQANVRLSDDGSFLDEGIVARFRGENTVVPRDRVDYMDVSPKQVVSAATACIPFLENDDSNRALMGANMQRQAVPLMQPEAPRVGTGMEYVSAKDSGAAVICKHPGIVEHVEAREIWVRRVSEVDGQEVKGNLDKYRLLKFIRSNQGTCYNQRPIVSIGDKVVKGEILADGPSMEKGELALGRNVLVAFMTWDGYNYEDAIIMSERLVKDDVYTSIHIEEYESESRDTKLGPEEITRDIPNVGEDALRNLDERGIIRVGAEVKDGDLLVGKVTPKGVTELTAEERLLHAIFGEKAREVRDTSLRVPHGGGGIVLDVKVFNREDGDELPPGVNQLARVYIVQKRKIHEGDKMAGRHGNKGVISRILPEEDMPYLPDGTPVDIMLNPLGVPSRMNIGQVLELHLGMAARALNIHVASPVFDGATEDDVWETIEEAGMARDAKTVLYDGRSGEPFDNRVSVGVMYMIKLAHMVDDKLHARSTGPYSLVTQQPLGGKAQFGGQRFGEMEVWALEAYGAAYTLQEILTVKSDDVVGRVKTYEAIVKGENVPEPGVPESFKVLIKELQSLGLDVKIMNSEDREIEMRDLEDEDDANQSDVLNMESDTKEMVASEVGAQSSSVTTD, encoded by the coding sequence TTGACAGGTCAACTAGTTCAGTATGGACGACACCGCCAACGTAGAAGTTATGCAAGAATCAGCGAAGTTTTAGAGCTTCCAAATCTTATTGAGATTCAAACAGCTTCTTACCAATGGTTTCTAGATGAAGGACTTCGAGAAATGTTTCAAGATATTTCTCCAATCGAGGACTTTACAGGTAACTTATCACTTGAATTTATTGATTACAGCTTGGCTGAACCTAAGTATCCAGTAGAAGAATCAAAAGAGCGTGATGTTACGTATTCAGCACCTCTTCGTGTAAAGGTACGCCTTGTTAATAAAGATACAGGTGAAGTAAAAGACCAAGATGTTTTCATGGGTGACTTCCCATTGATGACAGAAACAGGAACATTCATTATTAATGGTGCTGAACGTGTTATCGTTTCTCAGTTAGTACGCTCTCCAAGTGTGTATTACAGTGGGAAAATGGATAAAAACGGGAAGCGCGGCTTTACAGCAACGGTTATTCCAAACCGTGGTGCATGGCTTGAATATGAAACAGATGCAAAAGATGTTGTGTATGTAAGAATCGATCGTACGCGAAAATTACCAGTTACGGTATTGATGCGTGCGCTAGGCTTTGGTACTGATCAAGAAATTATTGATTTAATCGGTGACAATGAATATTTACGCAACACGCTTGAAAAAGACAATACAGAAAGTGTAGAAAAAGCTTTGCTTGAGATTTATGAGCGTCTTCGTCCAGGTGAACCACCGACAGTCGAAAATGCTAAAAGTCTGTTGATTTCTCGCTTCTTTGACCCAAAACGATATGATTTAGCGAACGTAGGTCGTTATAAAATAAACAAAAAGCTACACATTAAAAATCGTCTATTCGGACAACGTATTGCCGAAACGTTAATTGATCCGGAAACAGGAGAAATTATCGTTGAAAAAGGCACGATGTTAGATCGACGTATTTTAGATAAAATCTTGCCTCATCTTGAAAATGGCATTGGTTTTAAAACATATCACCCAACTGGTGGCGTAGTAGAAGATGAAACATTGCTTCAACCAATTAAAATATACGCACCAAATGATCCTGATGGTGAAAAAGTTATTAATGTAATTGGTAATGCTTATGTAACGGAAGAAGTGAAGCATATTACACCTGCTGATATTCTTTCTTCTATTAGTTATTTCTTTAACTTATTACATGGTGTAGGGATTACAGATGATATTGACCACTTAGGAAATCGTCGTTTACGCTCTGTTGGTGAACTTCTACAGAACCAATTTAGAATTGGATTATCTCGTATGGAGCGTGTTGTTCGTGAGAGAATGTCTATCCAAGATACAAACACGATTACACCACAGCAGCTAATTAATATTCGTCCAGTTATTGCGTCAATTAAAGAATTCTTTGGTAGTTCTCAGCTTTCTCAATTCATGGACCAAACGAATCCGCTTGCTGAATTGACACACAAACGTCGTCTTTCTGCACTAGGACCTGGTGGTTTGACGCGTGAACGCGCTGGTTTTGAAGTGCGTGACGTTCACTACTCTCACTATGGTCGTATGTGTCCAATTGAAACGCCTGAGGGTCCAAACATTGGGTTGATTAACTCATTGTCTAGTTATGCGAAAGTGAATCCATATGGTTTCATTGAAACGCCATATCGCCGAGTGGATCCAGAAACAGGGAAAATCACAAATCAAATTGATTACTTAACAGCAGATGAAGAAGATAACTATGTAGTCGCTCAAGCGAATGTACGTCTATCTGATGATGGGTCATTCCTTGATGAAGGCATTGTAGCTCGTTTCCGTGGTGAAAACACTGTAGTTCCGCGCGATCGTGTCGATTACATGGACGTATCTCCTAAGCAAGTTGTATCAGCTGCGACAGCATGTATTCCGTTCTTAGAAAACGATGACTCCAACCGTGCTTTAATGGGAGCGAACATGCAACGTCAAGCTGTTCCATTAATGCAGCCTGAAGCGCCGCGAGTAGGTACAGGTATGGAGTACGTATCAGCTAAAGACTCTGGTGCAGCTGTTATTTGTAAACACCCTGGTATCGTTGAACACGTAGAAGCTCGCGAAATTTGGGTTCGACGTGTATCAGAAGTAGACGGTCAAGAAGTGAAGGGGAACCTTGATAAATACCGTTTATTGAAATTTATTCGTTCTAACCAAGGAACGTGCTATAACCAACGCCCAATTGTTAGCATAGGAGACAAAGTTGTAAAAGGTGAAATCCTTGCCGATGGTCCTTCAATGGAAAAAGGTGAGTTAGCGCTTGGACGCAACGTACTTGTTGCCTTCATGACATGGGATGGATATAACTATGAGGATGCCATCATCATGAGTGAACGTTTAGTAAAAGATGATGTGTATACATCGATTCATATTGAAGAGTATGAATCAGAGTCTCGTGATACAAAATTAGGACCGGAAGAAATTACACGTGATATTCCGAACGTTGGGGAAGATGCCCTTCGTAACCTTGATGAGCGTGGAATTATCCGTGTTGGTGCAGAAGTAAAAGACGGAGATCTACTAGTAGGGAAAGTAACACCTAAAGGGGTTACAGAACTAACAGCAGAAGAACGCTTACTTCATGCAATTTTTGGTGAAAAAGCTCGTGAAGTTCGAGATACATCTCTTCGTGTGCCTCACGGCGGCGGCGGAATCGTCTTGGATGTTAAAGTATTTAACAGAGAAGATGGTGACGAACTTCCACCGGGTGTAAACCAACTAGCGCGTGTGTATATCGTACAAAAACGTAAAATTCATGAAGGGGATAAAATGGCCGGTCGCCATGGTAATAAAGGGGTTATCTCCCGAATCCTTCCTGAAGAAGATATGCCGTATTTACCGGATGGCACACCAGTTGACATCATGTTAAATCCACTGGGCGTACCTTCACGTATGAACATTGGTCAAGTACTTGAGCTACACTTAGGTATGGCCGCTCGTGCTCTTAATATTCACGTTGCTTCTCCTGTATTCGATGGAGCAACTGAAGATGATGTTTGGGAAACAATTGAAGAAGCTGGTATGGCTCGTGATGCGAAAACCGTATTATATGACGGACGTTCAGGAGAACCATTTGACAATCGTGTATCCGTAGGTGTCATGTATATGATTAAACTTGCGCACATGGTTGACGATAAGCTTCATGCTCGTTCAACTGGACCATACTCTCTTGTTACGCAGCAACCGCTTGGTGGTAAAGCACAATTCGGTGGACAGCGTTTCGGTGAGATGGAGGTTTGGGCACTTGAAGCATATGGTGCCGCGTATACACTTCAAGAAATTCTTACTGTTAAATCGGATGATGTTGTTGGTCGTGTGAAAACATACGAAGCAATTGTTAAAGGCGAGAATGTTCCAGAACCAGGTGTACCTGAATCGTTCAAAGTATTGATTAAGGAACTTCAAAGCTTAGGATTAGATGTTAAAATCATGAACTCTGAAGATCGAGAAATTGAGATGCGAGATTTAGAGGATGAGGATGACGCTAATCAGTCAGACGTATTAAACATGGAATCTGATACAAAAGAGATGGTTGCTTCTGAAGTAGGAGCACAATCTAGCTCAGTTACTACAGATTAA